One window from the genome of Hippoglossus hippoglossus isolate fHipHip1 chromosome 6, fHipHip1.pri, whole genome shotgun sequence encodes:
- the LOC117762807 gene encoding C-C motif chemokine 3-like: MKTLCFTLGLLLLTVCCCNANPKAVSFTAPRTCCQNFSTQELPSERVTSITQTDRSCSKKAFIVQTIKGRQICYSRTFKWALDVYNLLHNTEY; encoded by the exons atgaagaCTCTTTGCTTCACCCTGGGACTGCTGCTActcactgtctgctgctgcaacgCCAATC CCAAAGCAGTGAGCTTCACAGCACCTCGGACCTGCTGCCAAAACTTTTCCACACAAGAATTACCATCAGAGCGTGTGACCAGCATAACTCAGACCGACAGATCCTGTTCGAAGAAGGCATTCAT AGTCCAAACAATTAAAGGGAGACAGATCTGCTACAGCAGGACTTTCAAGTGGGCTCTGGATGTCTACAATCTGCTCCACAACACTGAGTATTAG